A single Paenibacillus kribbensis DNA region contains:
- the hemW gene encoding radical SAM family heme chaperone HemW, which translates to MTASIPKHEHSSAPQAVYLHIPFCTNKCFYCDFNSYVLKDQPVMEYLYALEREMENTVKLHPPGEIKTIFVGGGTPTTLNPKEMEYFLKSVRTYFPNWSEDIEFSMEANPGTTDYEKLSVMKEGGVNRLSFGVQAFQNELLTGIGRIHNTDDVYRSLENARKVGLDNLSIDLMFGLPNQTVDMLNESVSRALELELPHYSIYSLKVEENTLFHTLYQKNQLPLPHEDDELEMYLLLMRRMKEAGYEQYEISNFAKPGLGSKHNMTYWRNEDYYGLGAGAHGYVGRERHMNIKGITPYVEATRNGLPRLDSFEVPAAEAMEDFLMVGLRMLEGVSKSRFEAQFDQALEDTFTVPLGKMLNAGLIEAVEDGYRLSERGILFGNDVFAEFIGSITVNS; encoded by the coding sequence TTTTAACTCTTATGTGCTTAAGGACCAGCCGGTTATGGAATACCTGTATGCACTGGAACGGGAGATGGAAAATACGGTTAAGCTTCACCCCCCAGGAGAAATCAAAACGATTTTTGTCGGGGGCGGAACGCCAACCACGCTCAATCCGAAGGAAATGGAATATTTCCTGAAAAGTGTTCGAACCTACTTCCCGAACTGGTCGGAGGATATCGAATTTTCCATGGAAGCCAATCCGGGTACAACCGATTATGAAAAACTCTCCGTGATGAAAGAGGGCGGTGTCAACCGACTCAGCTTCGGAGTGCAGGCTTTTCAGAATGAGCTGCTTACAGGTATTGGTCGCATTCATAATACAGATGATGTATATCGTAGTCTGGAAAATGCACGTAAGGTCGGATTGGACAATCTGTCGATTGACCTGATGTTCGGCTTGCCGAACCAAACCGTGGACATGCTGAATGAGAGCGTCAGTAGAGCGCTGGAGCTGGAGCTCCCTCATTACTCTATCTATAGCTTAAAGGTTGAAGAAAATACGCTCTTCCACACGCTATACCAGAAAAATCAGCTTCCACTTCCACATGAGGATGATGAATTGGAAATGTACTTGCTTCTCATGCGCCGTATGAAAGAAGCGGGTTATGAGCAGTACGAGATTAGCAATTTTGCGAAACCTGGTTTGGGCAGTAAGCACAATATGACCTATTGGCGTAATGAGGACTATTACGGTCTCGGCGCCGGCGCGCATGGATATGTTGGCAGAGAACGTCATATGAACATTAAAGGCATTACTCCATATGTAGAGGCTACCCGTAACGGTCTGCCCCGTCTGGACAGCTTTGAGGTGCCAGCAGCAGAGGCGATGGAGGACTTTCTTATGGTTGGCCTGAGAATGTTGGAGGGCGTATCCAAGTCCCGCTTTGAAGCTCAATTTGATCAGGCGCTGGAAGATACGTTCACAGTCCCTCTCGGGAAAATGCTGAATGCGGGGTTGATCGAAGCAGTCGAGGATGGTTACCGTCTGAGCGAACGCGGTATTTTATTCGGAAATGATGTATTTGCAGAGTTCATCGGTTCTATTACGGTAAATTCATAG
- a CDS encoding N-acetyltransferase, with translation MASVCKDVLCRSAVPEDVEPLYQMISGYAERGIMLPRSREVLTRQLELFIVAEVDGEVVGCGSLCKLGADLVEIRSLGISEGYKGMGIGSKLVEGLIIEARRQRIPKIMALTYEVSFFIKNGFDVVNKEIFPEKVWTDCIHCSKQNNCDEIAVLKILN, from the coding sequence ATGGCTTCAGTGTGTAAAGATGTATTGTGCAGAAGTGCGGTTCCTGAAGATGTGGAGCCTTTATATCAAATGATTAGCGGCTATGCGGAGCGAGGGATTATGCTGCCACGTTCAAGGGAAGTACTTACGCGCCAACTGGAGCTGTTTATTGTTGCAGAAGTGGACGGCGAAGTCGTGGGTTGTGGTTCTTTATGCAAACTGGGCGCTGATTTGGTAGAGATTCGCTCCCTTGGCATCTCTGAGGGATATAAAGGAATGGGCATTGGCTCCAAGCTCGTAGAGGGCCTTATAATAGAAGCAAGGCGACAACGTATCCCTAAAATTATGGCTTTGACCTATGAGGTCTCCTTTTTTATAAAAAACGGTTTTGATGTCGTAAACAAAGAGATTTTCCCTGAAAAGGTATGGACCGATTGCATTCACTGTAGCAAACAAAATAACTGCGATGAAATCGCAGTGCTGAAAATACTGAACTAA
- the hrcA gene encoding heat-inducible transcriptional repressor HrcA: MLTERQRLILNAIIDDYIRSAEPVGSRSISKRQDVGFSPATIRNEMSDLEEQGYLEQPHTSAGRIPSHKGYRYYVDHLVPLNTLKPVEMRELKAFYAEKLNVMEQVIQHASGILSHMTNYTSILLGPEVFHTSLRHFQLLPLNETTAVAIIVTNTGQVENKTVDIPPGISISEMEKVVNLLNSKLVGVPIYQLKSRLYTALGQEMEKHVSHFEDAMKVLDKALDNESDQRLYLSGATNMLNQPEFKDVEKVKHILDLLEETPTLLKLMTPVPGAPEMQVRIGTENDHEAFANCSLITATYAIDGEALGTIGILGPTRMEYARVINILDILSKDLTVMLTQRFK, from the coding sequence TTGTTAACCGAACGTCAGAGACTCATTTTGAATGCAATTATTGATGACTACATTCGTTCGGCTGAGCCAGTGGGTTCCCGCAGCATATCCAAAAGGCAGGATGTCGGATTCAGCCCCGCCACGATCCGCAACGAAATGTCGGATTTGGAGGAACAGGGCTATCTGGAGCAACCCCACACTTCTGCGGGACGCATCCCGTCTCATAAAGGCTATCGTTATTATGTGGACCATCTGGTGCCACTGAATACACTGAAGCCTGTGGAAATGCGGGAACTCAAAGCCTTTTACGCCGAAAAGCTGAATGTAATGGAGCAAGTGATCCAGCATGCGTCCGGCATTTTGTCTCATATGACCAATTATACTTCCATCCTGCTTGGGCCGGAGGTTTTTCATACTTCATTGCGTCACTTTCAGCTATTGCCGCTCAACGAAACGACGGCTGTGGCGATTATTGTGACCAATACCGGTCAGGTGGAGAATAAGACGGTGGATATTCCGCCGGGAATTTCGATTTCCGAGATGGAGAAAGTTGTGAATTTACTGAACAGCAAGCTGGTCGGTGTGCCGATTTATCAGCTTAAATCACGTCTTTACACTGCGCTTGGTCAGGAAATGGAGAAGCATGTGTCTCATTTTGAGGACGCTATGAAGGTACTGGATAAAGCACTGGATAATGAATCAGATCAGCGCCTGTATTTGAGTGGTGCCACGAACATGCTCAATCAGCCTGAATTTAAAGATGTAGAAAAGGTTAAACATATTCTTGATCTGCTGGAGGAAACACCAACGCTGCTTAAACTGATGACACCTGTTCCCGGAGCGCCTGAAATGCAGGTGCGCATCGGTACGGAAAATGATCATGAGGCGTTTGCCAATTGCAGTCTGATCACCGCTACGTATGCGATAGATGGGGAAGCGTTGGGTACCATAGGTATACTGGGTCCGACGCGGATGGAGTATGCGAGAGTGATTAACATTCTGGATATTCTATCTAAGGATTTGACCGTAATGCTTACGCAGCGGTTTAAATAG
- the grpE gene encoding nucleotide exchange factor GrpE, translating to MKEEQAFQEEKQQNVSTEEATETIQEQEEPVNEAAAMEAQEEDTEVAKLRAEAEEHQQRFLRAQADFDNFRRRTLKEKEELAKYASMKLVTELVPVLDNFERALATAQQGAETESFAKGVEMIFRQFEGVLQAEGVTAMNSVGQPFNPDFHQAIMQVESEEHEEGIVVEEVQKGYMLKDKVLRPAMVKVSM from the coding sequence TTGAAGGAAGAACAAGCGTTCCAAGAAGAAAAACAACAAAATGTAAGCACAGAGGAAGCTACCGAGACGATCCAGGAGCAGGAAGAGCCGGTGAATGAAGCGGCAGCAATGGAAGCCCAGGAAGAAGACACAGAGGTGGCAAAGCTTCGTGCAGAGGCTGAGGAGCATCAACAGCGGTTTTTGCGCGCACAGGCGGATTTTGACAATTTCCGTCGCCGCACGTTAAAAGAGAAAGAAGAACTCGCTAAGTATGCGTCTATGAAGCTGGTCACCGAGCTGGTACCTGTTCTCGATAACTTCGAGCGTGCGCTGGCAACAGCACAGCAGGGAGCAGAGACTGAGTCGTTCGCCAAGGGTGTAGAGATGATTTTCCGCCAGTTTGAGGGTGTGCTTCAGGCTGAGGGAGTGACGGCCATGAATTCAGTGGGTCAACCGTTTAATCCTGATTTCCATCAGGCCATTATGCAGGTGGAAAGCGAAGAGCATGAGGAAGGCATCGTCGTTGAAGAGGTGCAAAAAGGATACATGCTGAAGGACAAGGTACTTCGTCCAGCCATGGTAAAAGTAAGCATGTAG
- the dnaK gene encoding molecular chaperone DnaK — MSKVIGIDLGTTNSCVAVMEGGEAVVIPNPEGARTTPSVVGFKKDGERTVGETAKRQAITNPDRTIISIKRHMGTNHKESIDGKEYSPQEISAMILQKLKSDAEAYLGQTVTQAVITVPAYFNDSQRQATKDAGKIAGLEVLRIVNEPTAAALAYGMEKSEDQTILVYDLGGGTFDVSILELGDGFFEVKATSGDNKLGGDDFDQVIIDYLVNEFKKDQGIDLSKDKAAVQRLKDAAEKAKKELSGVLTTTISLPFITVVDGVPQHLELNLTRAKFEELSEGLVERTLGPTRQAMKDAGMSASDIDKIVLVGGSTRIPAVQEAIKKLTGKEPHKGVNPDEVVALGAAVQAGVLTGDVKDVVLLDVTPLSLGIETAGGVFTKMIERNTTIPTSKSQVFSTYADNQPSVEIHVLQGEREMAAGNKTLGRFQLGDIPPAPRGVPQIEVTFDLDANGIVNVSATDKGTGKSQKITITSSSGLSDEEVERMMKDAELHAEEDKKRKDLVEAKNAADQLIYSVDKTIKDLGEKADAAEVEKANAAKENLQKTLETDNLEDIKKATEELTEIVQQLSVKLYEQAAQAAQAEEAQNGAADSKGRDNVVDADYEIVNEDEKKN; from the coding sequence ATGAGTAAAGTAATCGGTATTGACTTAGGTACAACCAACTCTTGTGTGGCTGTTATGGAGGGCGGCGAAGCCGTCGTTATTCCAAATCCGGAAGGCGCGCGCACAACCCCTTCCGTTGTTGGTTTCAAAAAAGATGGAGAACGTACTGTAGGGGAAACGGCAAAACGCCAAGCGATTACGAACCCGGATCGTACAATCATTTCAATCAAACGCCATATGGGTACAAACCATAAAGAAAGCATTGATGGCAAGGAGTACTCCCCACAGGAAATCTCCGCTATGATTTTGCAAAAGCTGAAATCCGATGCTGAAGCTTATCTGGGCCAAACAGTAACTCAAGCCGTTATTACGGTTCCGGCTTACTTCAATGACAGCCAACGTCAAGCAACCAAGGATGCAGGTAAAATCGCGGGTCTGGAAGTTCTGCGGATCGTCAACGAGCCGACAGCAGCTGCCTTGGCATACGGTATGGAAAAATCCGAAGACCAAACGATCCTCGTATATGACCTGGGTGGCGGTACATTTGACGTATCCATTCTGGAGCTGGGCGATGGTTTCTTCGAAGTTAAAGCAACAAGCGGTGATAACAAGCTGGGCGGCGATGACTTTGACCAAGTGATCATTGATTACCTCGTAAATGAGTTCAAAAAAGATCAAGGTATCGACTTGAGTAAAGATAAAGCAGCTGTACAACGTCTGAAAGACGCAGCGGAAAAAGCGAAAAAAGAGCTGTCCGGAGTACTGACTACGACGATTTCCCTGCCGTTCATCACAGTCGTTGACGGCGTTCCACAGCATTTGGAGTTGAACCTGACTCGCGCGAAATTTGAAGAGCTGTCTGAAGGTCTGGTAGAACGTACTTTGGGACCTACTCGTCAAGCGATGAAAGATGCAGGCATGAGTGCAAGCGACATCGACAAAATCGTTCTGGTTGGCGGTTCCACGCGGATTCCGGCTGTACAGGAAGCAATTAAGAAACTGACAGGCAAAGAGCCTCATAAAGGCGTAAACCCTGATGAAGTAGTAGCTTTGGGTGCGGCAGTTCAAGCGGGCGTATTGACAGGTGATGTGAAAGACGTCGTTCTTCTCGACGTAACCCCACTGTCCCTGGGTATTGAAACCGCAGGTGGTGTATTCACTAAAATGATCGAGCGTAACACAACGATTCCTACAAGCAAATCGCAGGTATTCTCGACGTATGCCGACAACCAGCCTAGCGTAGAAATTCATGTGCTGCAAGGTGAACGTGAAATGGCAGCAGGCAACAAAACGTTGGGTCGCTTCCAACTGGGAGATATTCCTCCAGCACCACGTGGCGTACCGCAAATCGAAGTTACCTTTGATCTGGATGCGAACGGTATCGTGAATGTATCTGCTACGGATAAAGGGACTGGCAAGAGCCAAAAAATTACGATCACATCTTCCAGCGGCTTGAGCGACGAGGAAGTAGAACGTATGATGAAGGATGCCGAATTGCATGCGGAAGAAGATAAAAAACGCAAGGATTTGGTAGAAGCGAAAAACGCTGCGGACCAACTGATCTACTCCGTAGACAAAACGATTAAAGATCTGGGCGAAAAAGCAGATGCAGCTGAAGTCGAAAAGGCAAATGCAGCTAAAGAAAATCTGCAAAAAACGCTGGAAACCGACAACCTGGAAGACATCAAAAAGGCTACTGAAGAGCTGACTGAAATTGTTCAGCAATTGTCTGTAAAACTGTACGAGCAAGCTGCTCAAGCGGCACAGGCTGAAGAAGCCCAAAATGGCGCAGCAGACAGCAAAGGCCGCGACAATGTCGTTGACGCAGATTATGAAATCGTTAATGAAGACGAGAAGAAAAACTAA
- the dnaJ gene encoding molecular chaperone DnaJ, producing MADKRDYYEVLGVAKGASDEEVKKAYRKLARQYHPDVNKAADAESKFKEVKEAYDVLSDGQKRARYDQYGHVDPNQGMGGGFGGADFGGGFGDIFDMFFGGGGNGRRDPNAPQRGNDLQYTMTIEFKEAVFGKETDIHIGRTETCDTCHGTGAKAGTKPQTCSVCHGSGQEEVVQNTPFGRMVNRRACSNCGGAGKIIKEKCTTCSGSGRVRKQRKIHIRIPAGVDDGSQMRINGEGEGGINGGPAGDLYVVFRVKSHDFFEREGDDIYCEIPLTFSQAALGDEIEIPTLTEKVKLKVPAGTQTGTYFRLKGKGVPKLRGVGQGDQHIKVVVVTPSKLSEEQKDLLRQFSALSGEQTHENEQSFFDRVKRAFRGD from the coding sequence TTGGCTGATAAGCGTGATTATTATGAGGTGCTGGGCGTCGCGAAGGGCGCTTCGGATGAAGAAGTCAAAAAGGCTTACCGTAAGCTTGCGCGTCAGTATCATCCGGACGTGAACAAGGCTGCGGACGCGGAAAGCAAATTTAAAGAAGTGAAAGAGGCCTATGACGTTCTCAGCGATGGTCAGAAGCGGGCAAGATATGACCAATACGGTCATGTAGACCCGAACCAGGGCATGGGAGGCGGCTTCGGTGGAGCCGACTTCGGTGGCGGGTTTGGCGATATTTTTGATATGTTTTTTGGTGGTGGCGGCAACGGTCGGCGTGACCCGAATGCACCACAACGTGGGAATGATCTCCAATATACGATGACGATCGAATTCAAGGAAGCGGTGTTCGGTAAGGAAACCGACATTCATATTGGACGTACGGAAACATGTGATACGTGTCACGGTACGGGAGCCAAAGCGGGCACCAAGCCACAAACCTGCTCCGTCTGCCACGGTAGCGGACAGGAAGAAGTGGTGCAGAATACACCATTTGGTCGTATGGTTAATCGTCGGGCTTGCTCCAATTGCGGCGGTGCAGGAAAGATCATTAAGGAAAAATGTACAACTTGTAGCGGTTCTGGCCGTGTGCGCAAGCAGCGTAAAATTCATATCCGTATTCCAGCGGGGGTGGATGATGGCTCGCAAATGCGTATCAACGGTGAGGGCGAAGGCGGTATCAACGGAGGACCGGCAGGTGACCTGTACGTCGTGTTCCGTGTGAAGTCGCATGACTTCTTCGAGCGCGAGGGAGACGACATCTACTGTGAAATTCCGCTGACGTTCTCGCAGGCGGCACTGGGAGATGAAATTGAAATTCCGACGCTGACCGAGAAAGTGAAGCTGAAAGTTCCAGCGGGTACGCAAACGGGCACCTATTTCCGTCTTAAAGGCAAAGGTGTGCCGAAGCTGCGTGGTGTAGGTCAGGGTGACCAGCATATTAAGGTGGTTGTAGTAACACCTAGCAAGCTGAGTGAGGAGCAAAAGGACCTCCTGCGTCAATTCTCTGCGCTTAGCGGAGAGCAGACACACGAAAATGAGCAATCCTTTTTTGACCGTGTGAAGCGTGCCTTCCGAGGCGACTAA
- the dcuS gene encoding DcuS/MalK family sensor histidine kinase yields the protein MSLIAISQLKLRRGKPQIKLRRLITLLVCLVMALVLLPVTLLFADRVEHETEMGLEEKAMSIARTLAHTPIIVEQLQQPGSSSSLQEYVRKVSSANHVQFIVVMDMKGIRKTHPDARMIGKAFVGGDEYTALHGHESVSVAKGTLGLSMRAFSPVFSSTGKRLGAIAVGISMQDVLRAKEGNYRLIAIAIGVGMLIGTGGAVVLARKIKNMLVGLEPPEIARLLEERSAMLQSIKEGVIAVDESGRVMLMNAEAIRLLRQAGIEDFSSTGQEITAYLSAFRLQEVLEASTLQMDEEIELGGITFLTTSVPIRVKGEIVGAIVTFRDKTEMKQLAERLTGVSLYTEALRAQAHEFMNKLHVIMGMVHLRMYDKLEHYIMDAVEHHQVEIGSITRQIKDPVMAGFVLGKLSRAREVGVSFELTPGSYLPESGQTQTIHELITILGNLFDNAVEAMESLQYKRITLSLYYDKHQKNGCLTCIMSDNGPGIPEELVKTVFEKGFSTKGESRGMGLYLVAQSVKRLQGSVELIPAEQGCCFEITIPYMTRNDEHD from the coding sequence GTGAGTCTCATCGCAATTTCACAGCTAAAGCTGCGTCGGGGGAAACCGCAAATAAAACTCAGAAGGTTGATTACACTGCTGGTTTGTCTCGTTATGGCACTTGTACTTTTACCAGTAACACTCTTGTTTGCGGACAGAGTTGAGCATGAAACCGAAATGGGGCTGGAGGAAAAGGCCATGTCCATCGCACGTACACTCGCTCACACACCTATTATTGTTGAACAATTGCAACAACCCGGTTCGTCTTCCTCCTTGCAGGAGTATGTGCGGAAGGTTTCATCTGCTAATCATGTTCAGTTTATCGTCGTTATGGACATGAAGGGCATTCGTAAAACGCACCCGGATGCCAGGATGATCGGCAAAGCCTTTGTTGGAGGAGACGAATATACTGCACTTCATGGTCATGAGAGTGTATCTGTTGCGAAGGGAACATTGGGCCTGTCCATGCGCGCCTTTTCTCCCGTGTTCAGCTCGACAGGGAAGCGACTGGGAGCGATTGCCGTCGGTATATCCATGCAAGATGTACTGAGAGCCAAGGAAGGCAACTACCGCCTTATTGCTATCGCCATTGGTGTCGGAATGTTAATCGGCACCGGAGGGGCTGTTGTGCTGGCCCGTAAAATCAAAAATATGCTGGTCGGTCTGGAACCGCCGGAAATCGCACGCTTGCTGGAGGAGCGCAGTGCTATGCTGCAGTCCATTAAGGAAGGTGTCATTGCGGTGGATGAATCCGGACGTGTCATGTTAATGAATGCAGAAGCGATTCGTTTGCTAAGGCAAGCGGGAATTGAAGATTTTTCATCCACTGGACAGGAAATTACCGCTTATTTATCCGCTTTCCGATTGCAAGAGGTCTTGGAGGCAAGCACTCTGCAGATGGATGAGGAAATAGAGCTGGGGGGAATCACTTTTCTTACTACCAGTGTTCCGATACGCGTAAAAGGGGAAATCGTGGGAGCGATTGTAACCTTTCGGGATAAAACGGAGATGAAGCAGCTGGCCGAGCGTTTGACAGGGGTGTCTCTGTATACGGAGGCACTGCGTGCACAAGCCCACGAATTTATGAACAAGCTGCATGTTATTATGGGGATGGTACATCTGCGAATGTACGATAAATTGGAGCATTACATTATGGATGCCGTTGAGCATCATCAGGTGGAGATTGGCTCCATTACCCGGCAGATTAAGGACCCTGTTATGGCGGGTTTTGTGCTGGGGAAATTAAGCCGGGCCAGAGAGGTCGGGGTGAGTTTTGAACTGACTCCGGGGAGCTATTTGCCCGAATCGGGTCAAACCCAAACGATTCATGAGTTGATTACGATTCTTGGTAATTTGTTTGATAATGCAGTGGAGGCGATGGAATCTCTCCAGTATAAGCGGATTACCCTTTCGCTTTATTATGATAAACATCAGAAGAACGGATGTCTGACCTGTATCATGAGTGACAATGGTCCAGGTATACCGGAAGAGCTCGTAAAGACGGTATTTGAAAAAGGCTTTTCGACCAAGGGAGAGTCGCGGGGAATGGGGCTTTATCTGGTGGCGCAAAGCGTGAAAAGATTACAGGGTAGTGTAGAGCTGATTCCAGCCGAGCAAGGGTGCTGTTTTGAGATTACGATCCCATATATGACGAGGAATGATGAACATGATTAA
- the dcuR gene encoding two-component system response regulator DcuR, producing MINVLIVEDDPMVAEFNRKYMEQVEGFQCKGWASSVEEAKKFLAEQAVDLVLLDVYMQESNGLDLLSFIREAGVNVDVIVISAASDMNSVKKAMNFGAVDYLIKPFHFNRFLEALTGYREHISIVRESSLLSQEELDRLLYHKSSTKDLARLPKGVTKSTLAMIWNCIRQHEATLFSTEDIAESAGISRVSMRKYLTFLTEIEVLAMETIYGTIGRPVYQYRILPQAEEIMAGYDLGSL from the coding sequence ATGATTAATGTCCTGATTGTAGAAGATGATCCGATGGTTGCCGAATTTAACCGCAAATATATGGAGCAGGTAGAGGGTTTTCAATGTAAAGGCTGGGCTTCTTCTGTAGAAGAGGCCAAGAAATTTTTGGCTGAGCAGGCCGTTGATCTGGTTTTACTAGATGTGTATATGCAGGAAAGCAACGGCCTGGATTTGCTGTCATTCATACGGGAGGCAGGAGTGAATGTGGATGTCATTGTGATCTCGGCTGCAAGTGACATGAACAGTGTCAAGAAAGCGATGAATTTCGGCGCGGTGGATTATTTGATTAAGCCGTTCCACTTTAATCGCTTTCTGGAGGCACTTACGGGTTATCGGGAGCATATCAGCATCGTGCGTGAAAGCAGTTTGCTTTCACAGGAGGAACTGGACCGTCTTTTATATCATAAAAGCTCTACTAAGGACTTGGCCCGATTGCCCAAAGGGGTAACCAAGTCAACGCTGGCCATGATATGGAATTGTATCAGGCAGCATGAAGCGACGCTATTTTCAACCGAGGACATTGCAGAAAGTGCAGGGATATCCAGAGTGTCTATGCGCAAATACCTGACTTTTTTGACGGAGATTGAGGTGCTTGCCATGGAAACGATTTATGGTACGATCGGACGACCTGTGTACCAATATCGTATTTTGCCACAGGCAGAAGAAATCATGGCCGGTTATGATTTAGGCTCCCTTTGA
- a CDS encoding 2-hydroxycarboxylate transporter family protein, which yields MENATNQGVIQKEQKWHKNPVEAIKMLGKIKLGVIPLPLYLVIALVIYLAAVTQKLPNDMLGGFAVIMILGILFSELGFKLPLLKHIGGPAILSLMVPSLMVFWNMFSPSAMDAVHTLMKTSNFLYFYIACLVTGSILGMDRKMLINGIVKIFAPIIIGSIAAVAVGMVVGMAFGYSAYHTFFYIIIPIISGGIGEGILPLSISYGLVLGKDSAIFVSQFIPAAIIGNIVAIIGAGVLKRLAEKKPSTSGNGKLLKLDEEKKLSPASLEQPISFPLMGGGLLLACTFFIVGKLLEPYLHIPGPILMILAAAIIKCVQVMPNQLETGAFHLYKFITASLTWPLMVGLGILYVPLDSVVGILTIPYAITCASVVVALIVTGYFTGKWINMYPVEAAIVTSCRGGLGGTGDVAILSASNRMELMPFAQIATRIGGAATVILATLLLKLWS from the coding sequence ATGGAAAATGCAACAAACCAGGGTGTCATTCAAAAGGAACAAAAATGGCATAAAAATCCTGTAGAAGCAATCAAGATGCTAGGCAAGATAAAACTCGGGGTGATTCCACTCCCGCTTTACCTCGTGATCGCGCTGGTTATATACTTGGCTGCGGTTACACAAAAACTTCCGAACGATATGTTGGGCGGATTCGCCGTCATCATGATTTTAGGCATACTGTTCAGTGAACTGGGGTTCAAACTTCCGTTGCTCAAGCATATTGGCGGTCCGGCCATTTTGTCACTCATGGTTCCATCGTTGATGGTATTCTGGAATATGTTCAGTCCGTCCGCGATGGATGCTGTACACACGCTTATGAAGACTTCGAATTTCCTTTATTTCTATATCGCTTGCCTGGTAACCGGCAGTATTCTTGGTATGGATCGCAAAATGTTGATTAACGGGATCGTGAAAATTTTTGCCCCTATCATCATTGGTTCTATTGCAGCCGTTGCGGTTGGCATGGTCGTAGGAATGGCTTTTGGCTACAGTGCCTACCATACGTTCTTTTATATCATTATTCCGATTATCTCCGGTGGGATTGGGGAAGGAATTTTGCCTTTGTCCATTTCGTATGGATTGGTCCTGGGCAAAGATTCGGCGATATTCGTATCCCAGTTTATCCCTGCTGCCATCATCGGGAACATCGTTGCAATTATAGGGGCGGGTGTTCTTAAGAGATTAGCAGAGAAGAAACCGAGTACTTCTGGTAACGGGAAGTTGTTGAAACTCGATGAAGAGAAGAAGTTATCTCCTGCAAGTTTGGAGCAACCTATTTCTTTTCCACTGATGGGTGGTGGATTGCTATTAGCCTGTACCTTCTTTATCGTAGGCAAGCTGCTGGAGCCGTATCTTCATATTCCAGGCCCGATTCTGATGATTTTGGCAGCGGCGATCATCAAATGTGTTCAAGTCATGCCGAATCAGCTGGAAACAGGAGCTTTTCATCTGTACAAATTCATTACGGCAAGCCTGACGTGGCCATTGATGGTAGGTCTGGGGATTTTATATGTGCCTCTGGATAGTGTGGTTGGGATTTTGACGATTCCTTATGCCATTACCTGTGCATCTGTCGTGGTTGCACTGATTGTTACTGGGTATTTTACCGGAAAATGGATTAACATGTACCCGGTAGAAGCTGCAATCGTGACCAGTTGTCGTGGCGGATTGGGAGGTACGGGGGATGTGGCCATCTTGTCTGCATCGAATCGGATGGAACTGATGCCTTTCGCACAAATTGCAACTCGTATCGGCGGGGCAGCCACGGTCATTTTAGCAACTTTGTTACTCAAATTATGGAGCTAA